The Hymenobacter oligotrophus genome has a window encoding:
- the mnmA gene encoding tRNA 2-thiouridine(34) synthase MnmA: MTPDTTPTPSKGRVLVAMSGGIDSSVAAVMLHEQGYEVVGMTMKTWDYATAGGSKKETGCCSLDSINDARNVAVQLGFPHFIIDIRNEFGDHVIDDFVGEYLAGRTPNPCVLCNTHIKWDALLRRADQLGCQYIATGHYANVRHENGRYVISKGLDESKDQSYALWGVSQESLARTIFPLGKLRKSEIRQMAADRGFMELVNKSESYEICFIPDNDYRGFLKRRVEGLEERVRGGKFVLTDGTVVGTHEGYPFYTIGQRKGLGVTLGYPAYVVEIRPETNEVVLGNHDELARTATVVGRLNMGKFASLEGQGLVLAFTKVRYNHAGAPAFLEEKEGKMYVYFPEPVHAIAPGQAAVFYDGQDVLGGGWIERSPAALAAPIPLP; this comes from the coding sequence ATGACTCCAGATACCACCCCGACGCCGTCGAAAGGCCGCGTCCTCGTCGCGATGAGCGGCGGCATCGATTCGTCCGTGGCAGCCGTGATGCTGCACGAGCAAGGCTACGAAGTGGTCGGCATGACCATGAAGACCTGGGACTACGCCACGGCCGGCGGCTCCAAAAAAGAAACCGGCTGCTGCTCGCTCGACTCCATCAACGACGCCCGCAACGTGGCCGTGCAGCTGGGCTTCCCGCACTTCATCATCGACATCCGCAACGAGTTCGGCGACCATGTAATCGACGACTTCGTGGGCGAATACTTGGCCGGCCGCACGCCCAACCCTTGCGTGCTGTGCAACACCCACATTAAGTGGGATGCTTTGCTGCGCCGCGCCGATCAGCTCGGGTGCCAGTACATTGCCACCGGCCACTACGCCAACGTGCGCCACGAAAACGGCCGCTACGTAATCAGCAAAGGCCTCGACGAAAGCAAAGACCAATCCTACGCGCTGTGGGGCGTATCGCAAGAGAGCTTGGCCCGCACCATATTCCCGCTGGGCAAGCTGCGTAAGTCGGAAATCCGCCAAATGGCCGCCGACCGCGGCTTTATGGAGCTGGTAAATAAGTCGGAGAGCTACGAAATCTGCTTTATCCCCGACAACGACTACCGCGGCTTCCTGAAGCGCCGCGTGGAGGGCCTGGAGGAGCGCGTGCGCGGCGGCAAGTTTGTGCTGACCGACGGCACCGTGGTAGGCACGCACGAGGGTTACCCGTTCTACACGATCGGCCAGCGCAAAGGTTTGGGCGTTACGCTGGGCTACCCGGCCTACGTGGTCGAAATTCGCCCCGAAACAAACGAAGTAGTACTCGGCAACCACGACGAGCTGGCCCGCACCGCTACGGTAGTTGGCCGCCTGAACATGGGCAAATTTGCCTCGCTCGAAGGGCAAGGTTTGGTACTGGCTTTCACGAAAGTGCGGTACAACCACGCGGGCGCCCCGGCCTTTTTGGAAGAGAAGGAGGGAAAGATGTACGTTTACTTTCCGGAGCCCGTGCACGCCATTGCGCCCGGCCAAGCCGCTGTGTTCTACGACGGTCAGGACGTGCTGGGCGGTGGCTGGATTGAGCGTAGCCCGGCCGCGTTGGCCGCGCCCATTCCGCTGCCGTAG